One part of the Mycolicibacterium aromaticivorans JS19b1 = JCM 16368 genome encodes these proteins:
- a CDS encoding AMP-dependent synthetase/ligase — translation MREYNVPASFTVGEHDNVVSSVYDHERTDPSYVIVQRQVDGGWTDVTCGEVAAQIRSAALGLIAEGVQAGDRVAILSATRYEWVILDYAILSVGGVTVPIYETSSADQVRWVLQDSGAVLVFTETESHAQMVKELQDELPDLRKALRIESSGPTALDELAQAAAGADPAELERRLTALRSADPATLIYTSGTTGRPKGVQLTHANLLFETRGTTTCFPTLLRQHERLLVFLPLAHVLARALSMTAFANKVTLGYTSDIKNLVPMLQSFKPTIVVSVPRVFEKVYNTAELNARNSGRGLVFELAVKTAIAYSEALAGAGPNLLLKLGHAVFDRLVYSKLRAALGGDCHAAISGGAPLGKRLGHFYRGAGLSIYEGYGLTETSAAITVNRIGELKVGTVGKLVPGNSMALAEDGELLVKGGVVFDGYWRNEKATGEAIVDGWFHTGDLAGIDADGFVSITGRKKEIIVTAGGKNVAPAVLEDALRAHPLISQAMAVGDNQPFIGALIAIDPEAFDAWKTQHGKAAGASVGDLRTDPDLVAEIELAVKDANQHVSHAESIRKFRILPEDFTVQTGELTPTLKVKRNVVAEKFADEIAAIYAK, via the coding sequence ATGCGTGAGTACAACGTTCCGGCGTCGTTCACCGTCGGCGAGCACGACAATGTCGTCAGCTCGGTGTACGACCACGAGCGCACCGATCCGAGCTACGTAATCGTGCAGCGGCAGGTCGACGGCGGCTGGACCGATGTGACGTGCGGCGAGGTCGCCGCCCAGATCCGCTCGGCGGCGCTGGGATTGATCGCCGAAGGCGTGCAGGCCGGCGACCGCGTGGCGATCCTGTCGGCGACCCGCTACGAGTGGGTGATTCTCGATTACGCGATCCTGTCGGTCGGCGGGGTGACGGTGCCCATCTACGAGACGTCTTCGGCCGACCAGGTCCGCTGGGTACTCCAGGACTCCGGCGCGGTCCTGGTGTTCACCGAGACCGAGTCCCACGCTCAGATGGTCAAAGAACTCCAGGACGAGCTGCCGGACCTTCGCAAGGCGCTGCGGATCGAGTCCTCGGGCCCCACCGCGCTCGACGAGCTGGCCCAGGCCGCCGCCGGCGCGGACCCGGCAGAGCTGGAGCGCAGGCTGACGGCGCTGCGTTCGGCCGACCCGGCGACATTGATCTATACCTCGGGCACCACCGGCCGACCCAAGGGCGTCCAGCTCACCCACGCCAACCTGCTGTTCGAAACCCGCGGCACCACAACGTGTTTCCCGACGCTGCTGCGCCAGCACGAGCGGCTGCTGGTTTTCTTGCCGTTGGCGCATGTGCTGGCGCGCGCCTTGTCGATGACGGCGTTCGCCAACAAGGTGACGCTCGGCTACACCAGCGACATCAAGAACCTGGTGCCGATGCTGCAGTCGTTCAAGCCGACGATCGTGGTGTCGGTGCCCCGAGTGTTCGAGAAGGTCTACAACACAGCCGAATTGAATGCCCGTAACAGCGGCAGGGGCCTGGTTTTCGAGCTGGCCGTCAAGACCGCGATCGCCTACAGCGAGGCTCTGGCCGGCGCTGGCCCCAACCTGCTGCTGAAGCTCGGCCACGCAGTGTTCGACCGACTGGTGTACAGCAAGCTGCGGGCAGCCCTCGGTGGTGACTGCCATGCCGCGATCTCGGGCGGCGCGCCGTTGGGCAAGCGACTCGGCCACTTCTACCGCGGAGCCGGGCTGTCGATCTACGAGGGCTACGGACTGACCGAGACCAGCGCGGCGATCACGGTGAACCGCATCGGTGAGCTCAAGGTCGGCACGGTTGGAAAGTTGGTGCCGGGCAACAGCATGGCGCTCGCTGAAGACGGCGAGCTCCTGGTTAAGGGTGGCGTCGTGTTCGACGGCTACTGGCGCAACGAGAAGGCGACCGGCGAAGCGATCGTCGACGGCTGGTTCCACACCGGGGATCTGGCCGGCATCGACGCCGACGGCTTCGTGTCGATCACCGGCCGCAAGAAGGAGATCATCGTCACCGCGGGCGGCAAGAACGTCGCCCCCGCCGTGCTCGAAGACGCCCTGCGGGCCCATCCGCTGATCAGCCAGGCGATGGCCGTCGGCGACAACCAGCCGTTCATCGGCGCCCTGATCGCCATCGACCCCGAGGCGTTCGACGCGTGGAAGACCCAGCACGGCAAGGCCGCCGGCGCGTCGGTAGGTGACCTGCGGACAGATCCGGATCTGGTCGCCGAGATCGAGTTGGCCGTCAAGGACGCGAATCAGCATGTCTCCCATGCCGAATCGATTCGTAAGTTCCGAATCCTGCCGGAGGACTTCACGGTACAGACCGGCGAACTGACTCCGACGCTGAAGGTCAAGCGCAATGTGGTTGCGGAGAAGTTCGCCGACGAGATCGCAGCGATCTATGCGAAATAG
- a CDS encoding polyketide cyclase / dehydrase and lipid transport: protein MNSIQVADETFVAADPAAVGRAVADRASWRRWWPDLRLEVVEDRADKGVRWTVTGPLTGTMEIWLEPVLDGVLLHYFLHAEPSGVAAWQLAKMNFAKLTHRRRVAGKRMAFEVKSTLEASRPVGVAPAT, encoded by the coding sequence ATGAACAGCATCCAGGTCGCCGACGAGACGTTTGTCGCGGCAGATCCGGCGGCGGTCGGGCGCGCGGTCGCGGACCGCGCGAGCTGGCGGCGGTGGTGGCCGGACCTGCGCCTCGAGGTCGTCGAGGACCGTGCCGACAAGGGCGTGCGCTGGACGGTGACCGGCCCGCTGACCGGGACCATGGAGATCTGGCTGGAGCCGGTGCTCGACGGCGTGCTGCTGCATTACTTCCTGCACGCCGAGCCTTCCGGGGTCGCCGCCTGGCAGCTGGCCAAGATGAACTTCGCGAAGCTCACGCATCGGCGCCGGGTGGCCGGTAAACGGATGGCGTTCGAGGTGAAATCCACGCTGGAGGCGTCCCGCCCGGTGGGCGTCGCACCCGCCACCTGA
- a CDS encoding SRPBCC family protein: MADKTAQTIYIDADPRTVMDVIADIGSYPQWVSEYKETEVIESDDAGYPLVARLVLDAAVLKDTMVLAYEWPADRKSVRWSLVSSSLLRALDGAYTLQPKGSGTDVTYELSVDLMIPMIGLLKRKAERRLTDTALKDLKKWVEA; the protein is encoded by the coding sequence GTGGCTGACAAGACGGCGCAGACCATCTACATCGACGCGGACCCCCGCACCGTGATGGATGTCATCGCCGACATCGGGTCGTACCCGCAGTGGGTTTCCGAATACAAGGAAACCGAGGTCATCGAGTCCGACGACGCCGGCTACCCGCTGGTCGCGCGCCTGGTTCTGGACGCCGCCGTTCTGAAAGACACCATGGTGCTGGCCTACGAGTGGCCCGCCGACCGCAAGTCGGTGCGGTGGTCATTGGTTTCAAGCTCGCTCTTGCGGGCACTCGACGGCGCATACACGTTGCAACCCAAAGGTTCTGGAACCGATGTCACCTACGAGTTGTCGGTGGATCTGATGATCCCGATGATCGGCCTGCTCAAGCGCAAGGCCGAGCGTAGGCTGACCGACACCGCGCTCAAGGACCTGAAGAAATGGGTCGAGGCCTGA
- a CDS encoding cutinase family protein — MSKTRVAAFGAVLAAVATLVGPVGAATADDCPGVEVIFARGTGEPPGLGRVGQAFADALAPRLGGRSMGTYPVNYPASFNFLAAASGADDAAARIADMGARCPQTTLVLGGFSQGAAAVSMLAGVPPVGQRIGSIGSAPPLPPAAAGQIAAVAVFGNPGARFGSPLSSTGQFAGRAIDICSSGDPICSPGLDRAAHSNYELPPYPDQAAGFVAGLL; from the coding sequence ATGAGCAAAACCCGGGTCGCCGCGTTCGGTGCCGTTCTGGCCGCAGTTGCAACCCTGGTCGGACCGGTCGGCGCCGCTACGGCCGACGACTGCCCCGGCGTCGAGGTGATCTTCGCCCGCGGCACCGGTGAGCCGCCCGGCCTCGGGCGGGTGGGGCAGGCCTTCGCCGACGCGCTCGCGCCCCGCCTGGGCGGGCGCAGCATGGGCACCTACCCGGTGAACTACCCGGCGAGCTTCAACTTCCTCGCCGCAGCGTCCGGAGCCGACGACGCGGCCGCCCGCATCGCGGACATGGGGGCGCGCTGCCCGCAGACCACCCTGGTGCTCGGTGGGTTCTCCCAAGGCGCCGCGGCGGTGTCGATGCTGGCCGGTGTCCCGCCGGTTGGGCAGCGGATCGGCAGCATCGGCTCGGCTCCGCCGCTGCCGCCGGCCGCCGCCGGTCAGATCGCGGCCGTCGCGGTGTTCGGCAACCCGGGGGCCCGGTTCGGCTCCCCGCTGTCTAGCACCGGCCAGTTCGCCGGCCGCGCCATCGACATCTGCAGTAGCGGCGACCCGATCTGCTCGCCCGGCCTCGACCGCGCCGCCCACAGCAACTACGAGCTGCCGCCGTACCCAGATCAGGCGGCAGGCTTCGTCGCAGGCCTGCTCTGA
- a CDS encoding acyltransferase family protein, producing the protein MLAGPNLDQRSGPSQPVRGRPASLTGLRALAALLVVGTHAAFATGMLSHGYLGLMSARMEIGVSIFFALSGFLLFRPWVTAAAAGTGAPSTRAYAQRRLRRVMPAYVVTVLLAYGVFAFYSTGPNPGQSWSGLIRHLTLTQIYTNNYLLTSLHRGLSQTWSLAVEAAFYAVLPLLVHLLLVVLCGDRWRPGRLLAGLAALAAISPVWLIVLNSTDWLPNSAGMWLPAQLAAFAGGMAVAVLQTTGVRWRAGLVIPAAVLLYLLVSTPLAGAVTRALLYAVIAMLVVAAPTLAAGGLFDRLLASGPMVWLGEISYEIFLLHVLVMAILFGAVLGWPLFTGSLPGLYLLTLGATVPLAWLLHRLTGVATCRCLGSRRTRCPSRWDVPSCSRRTMRRRPRSCSSTHTPVGP; encoded by the coding sequence GTGCTGGCCGGCCCGAACCTCGACCAACGCAGCGGCCCATCACAGCCGGTGCGCGGGCGGCCGGCGTCGCTGACCGGGCTGCGCGCCCTGGCCGCGCTGCTGGTGGTCGGCACGCACGCGGCGTTCGCAACCGGCATGCTCTCCCACGGCTACCTCGGGCTGATGTCCGCGCGGATGGAGATCGGGGTGTCGATCTTCTTCGCGCTCTCCGGTTTCCTGCTGTTTCGCCCGTGGGTGACCGCGGCAGCCGCCGGCACGGGCGCGCCGTCGACTCGGGCCTACGCGCAGCGTCGGCTGCGCCGGGTGATGCCCGCCTACGTCGTCACCGTGCTGCTCGCGTACGGCGTCTTCGCCTTCTATTCGACCGGCCCCAACCCCGGCCAGAGCTGGTCCGGTTTGATCCGCCACCTCACATTGACCCAGATCTACACCAACAACTATCTGCTGACGTCGCTGCACCGAGGCCTGTCGCAGACGTGGAGCCTGGCCGTCGAGGCGGCGTTCTACGCCGTGCTGCCGCTGCTGGTCCACCTGCTGCTGGTGGTGCTGTGCGGCGATCGGTGGCGGCCGGGGCGCCTGCTCGCGGGGCTGGCAGCCCTGGCTGCGATCAGTCCGGTATGGCTGATCGTCCTGAACAGCACCGACTGGCTACCGAATTCAGCAGGCATGTGGCTGCCGGCTCAGCTCGCCGCATTCGCCGGCGGGATGGCGGTGGCGGTACTGCAGACGACCGGGGTGCGCTGGCGCGCCGGGCTCGTCATCCCGGCCGCCGTGCTGCTGTATCTCCTGGTGTCTACGCCGCTCGCCGGTGCGGTGACCAGGGCGCTGCTCTACGCCGTGATCGCGATGCTCGTCGTGGCCGCGCCGACGTTGGCCGCGGGCGGGCTTTTCGATCGGCTGCTCGCCAGCGGGCCCATGGTCTGGCTCGGTGAGATCTCGTACGAGATCTTCCTGCTGCACGTCCTGGTGATGGCAATCCTGTTCGGCGCGGTACTGGGTTGGCCATTGTTCACCGGCTCACTGCCGGGCCTGTACTTGTTGACGCTGGGTGCCACCGTCCCGCTGGCCTGGCTGCTGCACAGGCTCACCGGGGTCGCTACGTGCCGGTGCCTGGGCAGCCGTCGAACGCGTTGCCCGTCCAGGTGGGATGTGCCTTCATGTTCTCGGCGCACCATGCGGCGCCGTCCTCGGTCGTGCTCTTCCACTCATACGCCTGTTGGTCCTTGA
- a CDS encoding glycosyltransferase family 4 protein translates to MTRVLLVTNDFPPRRGGIQSYLEQFVGRLADSGEHQLTVYAPTWKDAQAYDRAAGYRIVRHPGTLMLPEPGVDRRMRELIREHDIDTVWFGAAAPLALLAGRARDAGARRVVASTHGHEVGWSMLPIARSALRRIGDTTDVVTFVSHYTRGRFASAFGPDAALEHLPPGVDTERFRPDPAARARLRGSYGLGERPTVVCVSRVVPRKGQDMLIKALPGIRRRVPDAALVIVGNGPYADDLHKLAAQVGVTDDVVFTGAVPGAELAAHYAMADVFAMPCRTRGSGLDVEGLGIVFLEASAAAVPVVAGNSGGAPETVKDRETGRVVDGRSVEQITEAVSGILDDPTLGARMGEAGRRWVEADWNWAAHTARLSELLRVADHAV, encoded by the coding sequence ATGACGCGAGTCCTGCTGGTCACCAATGATTTTCCACCCCGCCGGGGCGGTATCCAGTCCTACTTGGAGCAGTTCGTCGGACGGCTCGCCGACAGCGGCGAACATCAGCTCACCGTCTACGCCCCGACGTGGAAGGACGCGCAGGCCTACGACCGGGCGGCCGGCTACCGCATCGTGCGCCATCCGGGCACGCTGATGCTGCCCGAGCCCGGTGTGGACCGCCGGATGCGCGAACTGATCCGTGAGCACGACATCGACACGGTGTGGTTCGGGGCCGCCGCCCCGCTGGCGCTGCTCGCAGGCCGGGCCCGCGACGCCGGCGCGCGCCGGGTGGTGGCCAGCACTCACGGCCACGAGGTGGGCTGGTCGATGCTGCCGATCGCGCGTTCCGCGCTGCGCCGCATCGGCGACACCACCGACGTCGTGACGTTCGTCAGTCACTACACCCGCGGCCGGTTCGCCTCGGCGTTCGGGCCCGACGCCGCGCTGGAGCACCTGCCGCCCGGCGTCGATACCGAGCGCTTCCGTCCGGACCCCGCGGCCCGGGCCCGCCTGCGCGGCTCCTACGGCCTCGGCGAGCGGCCCACCGTGGTGTGCGTGTCGCGGGTGGTGCCGCGCAAAGGCCAGGACATGCTCATCAAAGCGCTGCCCGGCATCCGCCGCCGGGTGCCGGACGCAGCTTTGGTGATCGTCGGCAACGGGCCCTACGCCGACGACCTGCACAAGCTCGCCGCGCAGGTGGGCGTCACCGACGATGTGGTGTTCACCGGGGCGGTGCCCGGCGCCGAGCTGGCGGCCCACTACGCGATGGCCGATGTCTTTGCAATGCCTTGCCGCACAAGGGGTTCCGGGCTTGATGTGGAGGGTCTCGGCATCGTCTTCCTGGAGGCCTCGGCGGCGGCCGTGCCGGTGGTGGCCGGGAACTCCGGTGGTGCGCCCGAGACCGTGAAGGACCGCGAAACGGGACGGGTGGTGGACGGGCGTTCGGTCGAGCAGATCACCGAGGCGGTCTCGGGCATCCTCGACGACCCCACACTCGGTGCGCGGATGGGGGAGGCCGGCAGGCGGTGGGTCGAGGCGGACTGGAACTGGGCGGCGCACACCGCGCGGCTTTCCGAACTCCTGCGCGTGGCCGACCACGCCGTGTGA
- a CDS encoding ArsA family ATPase — protein sequence MTDRARISFFVGKGGVGKSTLASATAVRAALAGQRVLTVSTDQAHSLGDVLGVVVPPTGAREPVRILTEEDTDDTAGGHLDALALDTLALLADRWRAVAPVLAARFPESDIKDVAPEELSALPGIQEVLGLAEVAALADSGRWDYVVVDCASTADAMRMLTLPAAFAMYVERAWPRHRRLSAAVDGMHAAATVAVVEGISGAVEELSALLTDAERVSAHLVLTAERVVAAEAVRTLGSLVLMGVQVAELIVNQVLVQDDSYEYRNLPDHPAFGWYAERISEQQSVLDELAATIGDVQLVLAPHLAGEPIGPKALGQLLDSVRRRDGSAPPGPLKPVVDRESGSGLDAVYRMRLELPQIDPGTLTLGRVDDDLIIGAAGMRRRVRLASVLRRCIVMDAALRGTELTVRFRPNPEVWPA from the coding sequence GTGACTGATCGGGCCCGGATCAGTTTCTTCGTCGGCAAAGGCGGCGTCGGCAAGTCGACGCTGGCCTCGGCGACGGCGGTCCGGGCGGCGCTGGCCGGTCAGCGGGTGCTGACCGTCTCCACCGATCAGGCCCACTCGCTCGGCGATGTTCTCGGGGTGGTGGTCCCGCCGACCGGGGCCCGCGAGCCGGTGCGGATCCTCACCGAGGAGGACACCGACGACACCGCCGGCGGTCACCTCGACGCGCTGGCACTGGACACCCTGGCCCTGCTCGCAGACAGATGGCGGGCCGTCGCGCCGGTGCTGGCCGCGAGATTTCCGGAGTCCGACATCAAAGACGTTGCTCCGGAAGAGCTTTCCGCCCTACCCGGCATCCAGGAGGTGCTAGGGCTGGCCGAGGTGGCCGCGCTGGCCGACTCCGGCCGGTGGGACTACGTCGTGGTCGACTGCGCCTCGACTGCCGATGCGATGCGGATGCTGACGCTGCCTGCCGCCTTCGCGATGTACGTCGAGCGCGCGTGGCCCCGGCATCGCCGGCTCAGCGCCGCCGTCGACGGCATGCACGCCGCGGCCACCGTGGCCGTGGTCGAGGGCATCAGCGGGGCCGTCGAAGAGTTGTCCGCCCTGCTCACCGATGCCGAGCGGGTCAGCGCCCACCTGGTGCTCACCGCTGAGCGGGTGGTGGCCGCCGAGGCGGTGCGCACCCTGGGCTCGCTGGTGCTGATGGGTGTGCAGGTCGCTGAACTGATCGTGAATCAGGTTCTCGTCCAAGATGATTCGTACGAGTACCGCAATCTTCCCGACCATCCGGCGTTCGGCTGGTACGCCGAGCGGATCTCCGAACAGCAATCGGTGCTCGACGAGCTCGCCGCCACCATCGGCGACGTGCAACTGGTGCTGGCGCCCCACCTGGCCGGTGAGCCGATCGGTCCCAAGGCGCTCGGACAACTACTCGACAGCGTCCGGCGACGGGACGGCTCGGCGCCGCCCGGGCCGCTCAAGCCGGTGGTGGACCGCGAATCGGGCTCGGGGCTCGATGCCGTCTACCGCATGCGGCTAGAGTTGCCGCAAATCGATCCGGGCACCCTGACACTGGGCCGGGTCGACGACGACCTGATCATCGGCGCCGCGGGGATGCGGCGCCGGGTACGGCTGGCGTCGGTTCTGCGGCGGTGCATCGTGATGGATGCGGCCCTGCGCGGTACCGAGCTGACCGTGCGCTTTCGACCCAATCCGGAGGTGTGGCCCGCGTGA